Proteins from one Erysipelothrix larvae genomic window:
- the nagA gene encoding N-acetylglucosamine-6-phosphate deacetylase → MLIINGTVYLENRVIENGYVRIAGDKIVGFGSMEFCDLNDDQVIDAKGNAVIPGFIDQHIHGAYGSDHMDGTLEALHTIVNFIPKEGTTSYLPTTMTQSQEAVDIALSSIVEYMDHHNKPGEAEMLGMHLEGPFISAKHVGAQNPKFIQKPTRENFNHYWEKSDGRIKLITFAPEEAEPGFIDYITSKGVVASAGHTDSYYGQIMDACKEGLSNLTHFHNAMTPHHHRNPGAVTAGFVNPQLKAEMIVDGIHIHPDSVKATFTIKGEDGIIGITDAMRAKGLPDGEYDLGGQMVSKIGKECRIDTGSLAGSVAEMDFVVRNLKNFTGCSMQSLIKMSSTNSAKQLGVFGRKGSIAVGKDADIVITDEDINIQTTICRGVVAYTKD, encoded by the coding sequence ATGTTAATTATTAATGGAACAGTTTATTTAGAAAATCGTGTGATTGAAAATGGGTATGTCCGAATTGCCGGCGACAAAATTGTTGGCTTTGGATCCATGGAGTTTTGTGATCTGAATGATGATCAGGTCATTGATGCAAAAGGGAATGCTGTAATTCCTGGATTTATCGATCAACACATTCATGGAGCTTATGGCTCAGATCATATGGATGGAACCCTTGAAGCATTGCATACGATTGTTAATTTTATACCAAAAGAAGGGACAACATCGTATCTACCTACAACGATGACGCAATCTCAAGAAGCCGTTGACATTGCATTAAGTTCAATTGTTGAGTACATGGATCATCACAATAAACCAGGTGAAGCTGAGATGCTAGGAATGCATCTAGAAGGTCCGTTCATCTCCGCAAAACATGTTGGAGCTCAAAATCCAAAATTCATTCAAAAACCAACGCGTGAAAACTTTAATCATTATTGGGAAAAATCGGATGGACGCATTAAATTAATTACCTTTGCACCCGAAGAAGCAGAACCTGGATTTATTGATTATATTACGTCAAAAGGCGTTGTTGCATCTGCAGGACATACAGATTCCTACTATGGACAAATTATGGATGCATGTAAAGAAGGGCTATCAAATCTTACCCATTTCCATAATGCAATGACCCCTCATCATCACCGTAATCCTGGAGCAGTAACTGCTGGATTTGTGAACCCACAATTGAAAGCAGAAATGATTGTGGATGGAATTCACATTCATCCCGATTCAGTGAAAGCTACATTCACCATTAAAGGAGAAGATGGCATCATTGGAATAACCGATGCGATGAGAGCAAAAGGGCTTCCTGATGGAGAATATGATCTTGGTGGACAAATGGTATCGAAGATTGGCAAAGAATGTCGTATCGACACAGGATCACTTGCTGGGTCAGTTGCTGAGATGGACTTTGTGGTTAGAAACCTAAAGAACTTCACAGGTTGTTCAATGCAATCCCTTATTAAAATGTCGTCTACAAACTCTGCGAAACAACTGGGTGTGTTTGGACGCAAGGGAAGCATCGCAGTGGGTAAAGATGCGGATATCGTAATCACTGATGAAGACATCAACATTCAAACAACAATTTGTCGTGGTGTCGTAGCATATACCAAAGACTAA
- a CDS encoding HAD family hydrolase — protein sequence MINVVFDLDDTLYSLLPVFEKTLHLFMPEHTLDVHDFYIAFREEANKLFTDSQTGKISMETLHRLRAQNAFKRYGIVLDDQQADTFHAIYDSYKENIALSDEAIDIIHLMDQYGFKTGIITNGTSQKQRKTMRCLDITRYFTDDNLIIVSGELGIDKPDHRIFDAWTDRIQNTSPSLYVGDSFTHDIIGAYQAGWTPIWYNPLNKHHPEVDFEFIEIKSLSELKTLPIITDNANSK from the coding sequence ATGATTAACGTTGTTTTTGATCTTGATGACACACTGTACTCGCTCTTACCCGTATTTGAGAAAACACTGCACCTGTTTATGCCTGAGCATACTTTAGATGTTCATGATTTTTATATCGCATTTAGAGAAGAAGCAAATAAGCTCTTTACGGATAGTCAAACAGGTAAAATCTCCATGGAAACCTTACATCGCTTACGTGCTCAAAATGCATTTAAACGCTATGGGATTGTTTTAGATGACCAACAAGCCGATACTTTCCATGCAATCTATGATTCATACAAAGAAAACATAGCCTTGAGTGATGAAGCAATTGACATCATCCACTTGATGGATCAATATGGATTCAAAACGGGAATTATTACAAACGGAACATCACAAAAACAAAGAAAAACAATGCGATGTTTAGATATCACGCGATACTTTACTGATGACAATCTTATTATTGTATCTGGAGAACTTGGCATTGACAAACCCGACCATCGCATTTTTGATGCATGGACAGACCGCATTCAAAATACATCCCCTTCCCTTTATGTTGGTGATTCATTTACACATGATATCATCGGTGCATATCAGGCTGGATGGACACCCATTTGGTATAATCCACTTAACAAACATCACCCTGAAGTTGATTTTGAATTCATTGAAATCAAGTCACTGAGCGAACTTAAAACACTACCAATCATTACAGATAACGCAAACAGTAAGTAG
- a CDS encoding class II D-tagatose-bisphosphate aldolase, non-catalytic subunit yields the protein MSENILLKLTNKHPVGVYSVCTASGPVIKASLEFAKENGSILVVEATANQVNQFGGYTNMTPSDYREFVYDIAHDVGFDPSRIVLGGDHLGPLTWTDKDEAEAMALASTLVYEYAKAGYTKIHLDTSMKVASDSASEPLSNTIIAQRSCELAKAALRGYNALKESNPDAVFPVFIIGSEVPIPGGAQEAEESLAVTTVEDFMTTYLVFKDVYQKENMMKVFNHVIAIVVQPGVEFGDSDLFIYQRENAKKLTTALKENFETLNFEGHSTDYQTPSALREMVEDGITILKVGPALTFAYREVLFALSEIERILFSTPSHLPDVLEKAMLDNPKNWEKHYHGNTHELAFKRKYSYSDRARYYLPVPEVDTAIQTLIHNLESIDIPETLLSQYLPYQYRHVKDGLITKHPHDLISDYIKLYLADYEYATQSAKL from the coding sequence ATGAGTGAAAATATACTTTTGAAATTAACGAATAAACACCCTGTCGGTGTCTATTCTGTATGTACGGCAAGCGGTCCTGTCATTAAAGCTTCTTTAGAATTCGCGAAAGAAAATGGGTCGATTCTTGTTGTTGAAGCAACTGCAAATCAAGTCAATCAATTTGGGGGTTATACAAACATGACACCTTCAGATTATCGTGAATTTGTATACGATATTGCACACGACGTTGGTTTTGATCCATCGAGGATTGTATTAGGGGGTGACCACCTTGGTCCTTTGACCTGGACCGATAAAGATGAGGCTGAAGCCATGGCCCTTGCATCGACACTTGTCTATGAATATGCAAAAGCGGGGTATACAAAAATCCATCTTGATACATCAATGAAAGTTGCATCTGATTCAGCATCAGAACCCCTCTCAAATACAATCATTGCACAGCGTTCTTGTGAACTCGCAAAAGCTGCGCTTCGTGGCTATAATGCCCTTAAAGAATCCAACCCAGACGCAGTATTCCCTGTATTTATAATTGGCAGTGAAGTACCGATTCCAGGTGGTGCACAAGAAGCGGAAGAATCGCTTGCAGTCACCACTGTTGAAGATTTTATGACGACCTACTTAGTATTCAAAGATGTTTATCAGAAAGAAAATATGATGAAAGTCTTCAATCACGTGATCGCGATTGTTGTGCAGCCTGGCGTCGAATTTGGCGATTCTGATTTGTTTATTTATCAACGCGAAAATGCTAAGAAACTCACTACAGCACTTAAAGAAAACTTTGAAACATTAAATTTTGAAGGCCACTCCACAGACTACCAAACACCGTCTGCTTTACGTGAAATGGTTGAAGATGGCATTACGATCTTGAAAGTTGGACCGGCTTTAACCTTCGCTTATCGTGAAGTATTGTTTGCATTATCAGAGATTGAACGGATTCTATTTAGTACCCCTTCACACCTCCCAGATGTACTTGAAAAAGCAATGCTTGATAATCCTAAGAATTGGGAAAAGCATTATCATGGAAATACCCATGAGCTTGCATTCAAACGTAAATACAGCTATTCAGATCGTGCACGGTACTATTTACCAGTTCCTGAAGTGGATACTGCAATTCAAACACTGATTCACAATCTTGAATCGATTGATATTCCTGAAACCTTGTTATCGCAATACCTGCCATATCAATACCGTCATGTAAAGGATGGGCTTATTACAAAACATCCCCATGATTTAATCTCCGATTACATTAAGTTGTATTTAGCGGATTATGAATACGCAACACAGAGTGCAAAACTCTAA
- a CDS encoding PTS system mannose/fructose/sorbose family transporter subunit IID — protein MESNLYKNLTPAQQLDKRTLNKMVWRSCFLQASFNYERMQAAGWLYSILPGLEKIHTDKDDLAASMGHNLEFFNTHPFLVTFIMGIVLSLEQQKADIPTIRAVRVAAMGPLGGIGDALFWLTLVPIAAGFTANMAISGNWFAPFLFLIIFNVVQFVVRYVLMHKSYELGTQAIDVFTKNAKEFTRAASILGVFIVGALVSNYGGTTLRIAVDLGGGEYIIIQEVLDGVIPKLIPLILTMMIYFLVKKHNWTPTKCIALLIVIGLVGTFFGIWAGDSGVVDADGNSIPGGYTPVVRWYELPTPPAD, from the coding sequence ATGGAATCTAATCTATATAAAAATCTAACGCCTGCACAACAGCTGGATAAACGAACACTCAATAAGATGGTGTGGCGTTCATGCTTCTTGCAAGCTTCATTTAACTATGAACGTATGCAAGCAGCTGGATGGTTATACAGCATCTTGCCAGGGCTTGAAAAAATTCATACAGACAAAGATGACTTGGCTGCGTCAATGGGACACAACCTTGAATTCTTTAACACACACCCATTCTTAGTAACTTTTATTATGGGGATCGTATTATCACTTGAACAACAAAAAGCTGATATCCCAACAATCCGTGCGGTACGTGTTGCCGCAATGGGACCACTTGGTGGTATTGGGGATGCATTGTTCTGGTTAACATTAGTACCAATCGCAGCAGGATTTACTGCAAATATGGCGATTAGTGGTAATTGGTTTGCACCGTTCTTATTCTTAATCATCTTTAATGTTGTCCAATTCGTAGTGCGTTATGTACTCATGCATAAATCCTATGAGTTAGGAACACAAGCAATTGATGTCTTCACAAAGAATGCAAAAGAATTCACGCGTGCAGCAAGTATTCTTGGGGTATTCATCGTAGGTGCACTTGTATCAAACTACGGTGGTACAACCTTACGAATTGCGGTTGATTTAGGTGGTGGAGAATATATCATCATTCAAGAAGTATTGGATGGTGTCATTCCTAAATTGATTCCATTAATCTTAACGATGATGATTTATTTCCTTGTTAAGAAACATAACTGGACACCAACTAAGTGTATTGCACTACTTATCGTAATCGGTCTAGTAGGTACCTTCTTTGGTATTTGGGCAGGTGACTCTGGTGTTGTTGACGCTGATGGAAATTCAATTCCTGGCGGATATACTCCAGTTGTTAGATGGTATGAATTACCAACACCACCAGCAGATTAA
- a CDS encoding PTS mannose/fructose/sorbose/N-acetylgalactosamine transporter subunit IIC encodes MSFNVMQYILVFIVTFIVAIDQFSFLQSLYQPIVVGPVVGAILGDMNTGLIVGGTYQLITIGSMPIGGAQPPNAVIGGIMATVFAIAQNTVPAAAVGMAVPFALLGQYAVTTTFTIMSPLMSKADQYAAKADVKGITKINYISMGILGTLFGVVVMVAMAAGVASSDAIINFAANNSWVMAGLAVAGVMMRYVGFAILMKIMLSGELWGFYFMGFAFATILGAVKSLQGPALLILAMIGLAIAIYDFQTNTRMRDLTSGGGDDDGI; translated from the coding sequence ATGAGTTTTAATGTAATGCAATACATCCTGGTGTTTATCGTTACATTTATTGTTGCGATTGACCAATTCAGCTTTCTCCAATCACTTTACCAACCAATCGTAGTTGGTCCAGTTGTTGGAGCAATCTTAGGGGATATGAATACAGGACTTATCGTAGGTGGTACGTATCAATTGATTACAATTGGTAGTATGCCAATCGGTGGAGCACAACCACCAAATGCTGTTATCGGTGGTATTATGGCAACCGTCTTTGCGATTGCACAAAATACTGTACCTGCTGCAGCTGTGGGGATGGCTGTTCCATTTGCGTTATTAGGACAATACGCTGTAACAACAACCTTTACAATTATGTCACCATTAATGTCTAAAGCAGATCAATATGCTGCAAAAGCTGATGTTAAAGGAATTACTAAGATTAACTACATTAGTATGGGAATCTTAGGAACACTCTTTGGTGTTGTTGTTATGGTAGCGATGGCAGCAGGTGTTGCATCGAGTGATGCAATTATTAACTTTGCCGCAAATAATAGCTGGGTAATGGCAGGACTTGCAGTAGCCGGTGTTATGATGCGTTATGTAGGGTTTGCAATTTTAATGAAGATTATGCTTTCTGGAGAACTCTGGGGATTTTACTTCATGGGATTTGCATTTGCTACAATTCTTGGAGCAGTCAAAAGCCTTCAAGGACCAGCATTACTTATTCTTGCAATGATCGGTTTAGCAATCGCTATTTACGATTTCCAAACCAATACACGTATGCGTGATCTAACATCAGGTGGAGGTGACGATGATGGAATCTAA
- the agaV gene encoding PTS N-acetylgalactosamine transporter subunit IIB: MPNIVLTRIDNRLIHGQVATQWCSAIGANLILVANDEVSTNTMRQGLMDMAAPSYAGTRYWSLQKTIDTIHKASDKQKIFLVVENPQDVLTLVEGGVPIKKLNVGNMHMADGKRQVSQVVAVDDNDVEAFKKLRDLGVEIEIRKVPTEGAQSTSGLFE, encoded by the coding sequence ATGCCAAACATAGTTTTAACACGAATCGATAACCGATTGATTCATGGACAAGTTGCAACGCAATGGTGTTCTGCAATAGGAGCAAACCTCATATTAGTTGCAAATGATGAGGTGTCTACAAACACGATGCGCCAAGGACTTATGGATATGGCCGCACCAAGTTATGCAGGGACGCGTTATTGGTCGCTTCAGAAAACAATCGATACGATTCATAAAGCATCCGACAAGCAAAAAATATTTTTGGTTGTCGAAAATCCACAAGATGTACTGACACTTGTTGAAGGAGGGGTTCCAATCAAGAAATTGAATGTTGGAAACATGCATATGGCAGATGGGAAACGTCAAGTATCTCAAGTTGTCGCAGTTGATGATAATGATGTTGAGGCATTCAAGAAATTACGTGATCTTGGCGTTGAGATTGAAATTCGAAAAGTTCCAACTGAAGGAGCACAAAGTACATCCGGATTATTTGAATAA
- a CDS encoding AraC family transcriptional regulator gives MYLKTTSPQFLQYGLVSDAPSDFSVKRNAYEGKQSDTLRSNSHPVSFQVIEGIAVLIIETPDASLHEFVIHRRAILDANIPYTIIALTQSVLVEESVQTDAPYQEIVKKAGRLIEHKPIQPQFYISDIFSYYYSVKGQKYHFDGESHYYWEITYVDTGELIIELDGIEYKLNNQDLMIYLPGQFHKQRIAESKTCSYFTIMFDMNGPIGLFDQLKNQVIQCTQQMYALINQFIRQSNLLETDELPFTRDLMMSYLQELIILMMQSKSDHELLTITNINPAQNKFENEMVDEITNYILKEIYSPITVEDICDNFGVSRSTLQSLFKKHLGVPPKQYINDMKMRKAQQIILQENVPITEVSLRLGFSSIHYFSRKFKKEFGLSPSEFAQSVYQTSHDA, from the coding sequence ATGTACTTAAAAACGACAAGTCCCCAATTCTTGCAATATGGCTTAGTTTCCGATGCACCATCTGATTTCAGTGTTAAGCGCAACGCCTACGAAGGAAAACAGAGCGATACATTACGGTCAAATTCGCATCCAGTATCATTTCAAGTGATTGAAGGCATTGCTGTATTAATAATTGAAACACCCGATGCTTCCTTGCATGAATTTGTAATCCATCGAAGGGCAATCCTTGACGCAAACATCCCTTACACAATCATCGCACTCACACAAAGTGTGTTGGTTGAAGAGTCGGTTCAAACGGATGCTCCATACCAAGAAATCGTCAAAAAAGCGGGGCGTTTGATTGAACATAAACCCATTCAACCCCAATTTTATATTTCCGATATATTTTCATACTATTACAGTGTTAAAGGGCAAAAATATCATTTTGATGGGGAGTCTCATTACTATTGGGAGATTACCTATGTTGATACAGGAGAGCTCATCATTGAACTTGATGGTATTGAGTACAAACTTAACAACCAAGATCTTATGATTTACCTCCCAGGACAATTTCATAAGCAACGCATTGCAGAAAGTAAAACCTGTTCCTATTTCACGATAATGTTTGATATGAATGGCCCGATTGGACTTTTTGATCAGCTTAAAAATCAAGTCATTCAATGCACTCAGCAGATGTACGCACTCATCAATCAATTCATTCGCCAATCTAATTTACTTGAGACGGATGAATTGCCTTTTACACGCGATTTAATGATGTCCTACCTTCAAGAACTAATCATCCTCATGATGCAAAGTAAATCTGATCATGAGTTATTGACCATCACGAATATCAACCCTGCTCAAAATAAATTTGAAAATGAAATGGTGGATGAAATCACCAACTACATTCTAAAAGAAATTTACAGTCCTATTACGGTCGAAGATATTTGTGATAATTTTGGAGTCAGCCGTTCAACCCTTCAATCATTATTTAAAAAACATTTGGGCGTACCACCGAAACAATACATCAATGATATGAAAATGCGAAAAGCACAACAAATCATCCTACAAGAAAATGTCCCGATTACGGAAGTGTCGTTGCGCCTTGGATTTAGTTCAATCCATTATTTCTCGCGAAAATTTAAAAAAGAATTTGGGTTGTCACCCAGTGAATTTGCACAATCTGTGTATCAAACAAGTCACGATGCTTAA
- a CDS encoding preprotein translocase subunit YajC, which translates to MTPFHVVLYTSLTVIAFIIIFLCFYWFRTKSLLKKSNERSVSLKKELKPGMKILCAGGVIGIYQGTNKDGSIAKVKLANNLEIEVAFYSIANIIV; encoded by the coding sequence ATGACACCTTTTCATGTCGTACTATATACAAGTTTAACAGTTATCGCTTTTATCATCATCTTTTTATGTTTTTATTGGTTTCGAACCAAAAGTTTACTTAAAAAATCAAACGAACGTTCAGTATCCTTGAAAAAAGAGTTGAAACCAGGCATGAAGATTTTATGTGCTGGGGGTGTAATTGGCATCTATCAAGGAACCAATAAAGATGGATCAATTGCGAAAGTAAAACTTGCCAATAATCTTGAAATTGAAGTAGCGTTTTACAGTATCGCAAATATTATTGTATAA
- the agaF gene encoding PTS galactosamine/N-acetylgalactosamine transporter subunit IIA, translating into MIGIIVTGHNRFADGVSSTVEMIAGKQEHYLNVNFLDGSSHEALHTALFEAVKTVNQGKGVLVFTDLKGGTPFQQAVMIAMNEPNVEVLTGTNIAMLLEGTLMRGGFDDVGELAKKLVETGLQQVTRFDKEDLMKRDVEEDEDGI; encoded by the coding sequence ATGATTGGAATCATTGTAACAGGACATAATCGATTTGCTGATGGTGTAAGTTCAACGGTAGAAATGATCGCAGGAAAACAAGAACACTATCTGAATGTGAATTTCTTGGATGGATCAAGCCACGAAGCATTGCACACTGCTTTATTTGAGGCAGTAAAGACTGTGAATCAAGGCAAAGGGGTGCTTGTATTCACGGATTTAAAAGGGGGAACACCATTCCAACAAGCAGTGATGATTGCAATGAATGAGCCGAATGTTGAAGTTCTTACTGGAACAAACATCGCCATGCTTCTTGAAGGGACATTGATGCGTGGTGGGTTTGATGACGTAGGTGAACTCGCTAAAAAGCTCGTTGAAACAGGGTTGCAACAAGTGACGCGCTTTGATAAAGAAGACCTCATGAAGCGTGATGTTGAAGAAGATGAGGATGGAATCTAG
- a CDS encoding SIS domain-containing protein, translating into MILNKSKDDWTHVMGINTAQEISQQPETWAKTVGIIKHQYQEIQAFIESITKQDHYKIIFSGAGTSEFVGNALVPLFQKAGNDHFVSIASTDLVATPEYYIRENQPTLVVSFGRSGNSPESIGAIDVANAINKNTKHLIITCNKDGALALRKGEHYASIILPDETNDLSFAMTSSFTNMLLAAYLCFNLDKGIINQFDIASLQDAAHHILNDFFPIAQRVVDTFDFKRIVYLGDGSLNGIAQESALKILELTAGEVVSMFNSPLGFRHGPKSILNQETLTVIYLSDDPYTRQYQIDIIKEISSQRDGNQLIAIDCKQDRDIEVLVDEYFAIHVEATTKDLIGLCYIIVAQMIGLLRSVSLGKSPDNPWPSGMVNRVVQGVTLYPFDTERGKV; encoded by the coding sequence ATGATACTAAATAAATCAAAAGACGATTGGACACACGTTATGGGCATAAATACAGCTCAAGAAATTTCACAACAGCCAGAAACATGGGCAAAGACTGTTGGAATCATAAAGCATCAATATCAAGAAATTCAAGCGTTTATTGAATCAATCACAAAACAAGACCATTACAAAATTATATTTTCAGGTGCTGGGACCAGTGAATTTGTTGGAAATGCACTCGTACCACTATTTCAAAAGGCTGGAAACGATCATTTTGTATCGATAGCCTCTACTGATTTAGTGGCAACTCCAGAATACTATATCCGTGAAAATCAACCAACATTAGTTGTTTCGTTTGGACGTTCAGGCAATTCTCCAGAATCAATTGGTGCAATTGATGTTGCTAATGCAATCAATAAAAACACCAAACATTTGATTATTACGTGTAACAAAGACGGTGCATTAGCGCTGCGTAAAGGGGAACACTATGCATCCATCATATTACCGGATGAAACTAATGATTTATCTTTTGCAATGACAAGTTCATTTACAAATATGTTATTAGCCGCTTATTTGTGTTTTAATTTAGATAAGGGAATTATCAATCAATTTGATATTGCTTCATTACAAGATGCAGCACATCATATATTGAATGATTTCTTTCCAATTGCACAACGTGTTGTCGATACATTTGATTTCAAGCGAATTGTCTACTTAGGCGATGGAAGTCTTAATGGAATAGCCCAAGAGTCTGCACTGAAGATTTTAGAACTCACCGCAGGGGAAGTGGTATCGATGTTTAATTCACCACTTGGATTTAGACATGGGCCAAAAAGTATCTTGAATCAAGAGACACTAACAGTTATTTACCTATCGGATGATCCCTACACTCGTCAATACCAAATTGATATCATCAAAGAAATAAGCAGTCAAAGAGATGGCAATCAATTGATTGCGATTGATTGTAAACAAGACCGTGATATTGAAGTGCTTGTTGATGAATACTTTGCCATTCATGTAGAAGCCACTACTAAAGATTTAATCGGTCTTTGCTACATTATTGTTGCGCAAATGATTGGATTACTCCGTTCTGTTTCTTTAGGGAAATCACCGGATAATCCATGGCCATCCGGAATGGTTAATCGCGTTGTACAAGGGGTAACATTGTATCCATTTGATACAGAAAGGGGAAAAGTATGA
- a CDS encoding DUF2089 family protein has product MDYIPEWLQELESEDIAFIKVFLMASGSLKDVAKHYDVTYPTVRLRLDRLIERIQINDSQESDAYIRLVKRLAVEDTLDYETAKQLITAYRGIKGEK; this is encoded by the coding sequence ATGGATTATATCCCTGAATGGCTTCAAGAATTAGAATCTGAAGACATTGCATTTATTAAAGTATTTCTGATGGCGTCCGGATCGCTCAAAGATGTCGCAAAGCATTATGATGTTACCTATCCAACAGTACGCTTAAGATTGGATCGTCTCATTGAGAGAATCCAAATTAACGATTCTCAAGAATCAGATGCGTACATTAGACTTGTGAAACGTCTTGCAGTTGAAGACACGCTTGATTATGAGACTGCAAAACAGTTAATTACAGCCTATCGTGGCATAAAAGGAGAAAAATGA
- a CDS encoding SDR family NAD(P)-dependent oxidoreductase, which translates to MTTKRPCALITGATSGIGYELAKQCASKHIDCVLVSRNIDKMNEIKTDFESTYNITVTPFQIDLSDETAPQRVFDFTTSQGLHIDILINNAGFGDFGPFDASRLERQNNMVRLNILALMNLTHYYVQPMIQKGSGRILNVASTAAFQAGPIMSVYYATKAFVLSFSESLSVELKPKGIFVTALCPGPTKTGFVENANLQRSGLFTNLKNTTAEFVAKKGYQSMLKGKVIEIPGLANKTLICMSKFAPRKLVRTVILHIQK; encoded by the coding sequence ATGACAACGAAGCGACCTTGCGCACTGATTACAGGTGCTACCAGTGGAATTGGCTATGAGCTTGCGAAACAGTGTGCATCAAAACATATTGATTGTGTGCTTGTATCGCGTAATATCGATAAAATGAATGAAATCAAAACAGACTTTGAATCAACCTATAATATTACAGTAACACCCTTCCAAATTGACCTGTCCGATGAAACAGCTCCACAACGTGTTTTTGATTTTACAACATCCCAAGGGTTACACATCGATATTTTAATTAATAATGCAGGATTTGGAGATTTTGGCCCTTTTGATGCAAGTCGTTTAGAGCGTCAAAATAACATGGTTCGCCTCAACATTCTTGCACTGATGAATTTAACACATTATTATGTGCAACCAATGATCCAAAAAGGATCGGGAAGGATCTTGAATGTCGCATCAACAGCGGCCTTTCAAGCAGGACCCATCATGTCTGTGTATTATGCGACCAAAGCCTTTGTGTTATCGTTTAGCGAAAGTTTATCGGTTGAATTGAAACCAAAAGGAATCTTTGTCACTGCCCTGTGTCCTGGCCCAACAAAAACTGGATTTGTGGAAAATGCAAACTTACAGCGCTCAGGGCTTTTCACCAATCTTAAAAACACCACTGCTGAATTTGTAGCGAAAAAGGGGTATCAATCCATGCTTAAAGGTAAGGTCATTGAGATACCTGGATTAGCAAACAAGACCCTCATTTGTATGTCTAAGTTTGCACCGCGAAAACTTGTAAGAACCGTGATTCTTCACATTCAAAAATAA
- a CDS encoding PRD domain-containing protein: MIIRKIFNNNCVQTVMDGKETIVTGPGVGFHMKAGETIDAQKIEKSFVIFDDNMAAFEKMLEQYPVLYFEITRDIAEYAATQLNETIDDKINISLTDHIAYAIERVHQGITMPSISNDMQLFFPEAYEIGLWALDYIERKIGIRLPEEEATYFTIHIVNASSSSEKYYANKSVKFLNDVMTIIASELNVTIETNSLSHRRLITHLKYLAHNIFHSNTPQTLETSDSFIKQIRASILKFNRCVDTIAKYCEKEYNYSLNADEKMYLTIHLHQVMKLKGSHDESKK; encoded by the coding sequence ATGATAATTCGTAAAATCTTCAACAACAATTGTGTCCAAACTGTGATGGATGGGAAAGAAACCATTGTAACTGGACCTGGTGTTGGCTTTCATATGAAGGCAGGAGAGACAATTGATGCTCAAAAGATTGAGAAGTCATTTGTGATTTTTGATGACAACATGGCTGCATTTGAAAAAATGCTTGAACAGTATCCTGTACTGTATTTTGAAATAACCCGTGATATTGCAGAATACGCCGCAACACAACTTAATGAAACAATCGATGACAAAATTAATATCAGTCTTACCGATCACATTGCCTATGCGATTGAGCGGGTACATCAAGGAATCACAATGCCAAGTATATCAAATGATATGCAGTTATTTTTCCCTGAAGCATATGAAATTGGACTGTGGGCGCTTGATTATATCGAACGAAAAATTGGCATTCGACTTCCAGAAGAAGAGGCAACCTATTTCACAATTCATATCGTAAACGCATCGTCATCCAGCGAGAAATATTATGCGAATAAATCCGTCAAATTTTTAAACGATGTGATGACAATCATCGCTTCAGAGTTAAATGTCACCATTGAAACAAACAGTCTGAGTCATCGACGTTTAATTACCCATTTAAAATATCTTGCCCATAATATTTTTCATAGTAATACACCTCAAACCCTTGAGACAAGCGATAGTTTTATCAAACAAATTCGCGCAAGTATTCTCAAGTTCAATCGATGTGTTGATACAATTGCCAAGTATTGTGAGAAGGAATACAATTATAGTCTCAATGCCGATGAAAAAATGTACCTAACCATTCACCTACATCAAGTCATGAAACTAAAGGGTTCACACGATGAGTCAAAAAAATAA